One Cohnella candidum genomic region harbors:
- a CDS encoding acyltransferase family protein, giving the protein MSKAAAPARKRERAIDLFKGLLVLGMVYCHTLQFFSDQQIYPNGQIWIDLINLITFSGFVFSFGYVSQLAYYNKPFRESAPRMLMTALKTLVAFYVSGTAYRLFIDGRLLEWNNIKPILLLQDMPGWSEFLASFTYLMVVGLVLFVPLKWLAERKWLGFAVAGLLLLTTFIPYGSIHAMKLGPLIGTRDFASFPVVQYFPYYLIGMLFARYRIVWDWRVLAGAVLASAAFLWKWLSSEGHPLPERFPPSVWWIVGPALLLYGYYLLARLMERYPKPFMIFEAMGRNVLWYLVMSNVLIFALKNNQQPNNFMVSASDGFWMALVFLAVVSFSVWIVTKPPKSKPAETKPSMSTPS; this is encoded by the coding sequence GTGAGCAAGGCTGCCGCGCCCGCGAGGAAGCGGGAGAGGGCCATCGACCTCTTCAAAGGCTTGCTCGTGCTCGGTATGGTGTATTGCCATACGCTTCAGTTTTTCAGCGATCAGCAGATCTACCCGAACGGCCAAATATGGATCGATTTGATCAACCTGATCACGTTTTCCGGGTTCGTGTTCAGCTTCGGCTACGTCTCCCAATTGGCCTACTATAACAAGCCGTTCCGCGAATCCGCGCCGCGCATGCTGATGACCGCGTTGAAGACGCTCGTCGCGTTTTACGTTTCCGGCACGGCCTACCGGCTGTTCATCGACGGCAGGCTGCTGGAGTGGAACAACATCAAGCCGATACTGCTGCTTCAGGACATGCCCGGCTGGTCGGAATTTCTGGCCTCGTTCACGTATTTGATGGTCGTTGGGCTCGTCCTGTTCGTGCCTCTGAAATGGCTGGCCGAACGCAAATGGCTCGGCTTCGCGGTTGCCGGCCTGCTGCTGCTGACGACGTTCATCCCCTACGGTTCCATTCACGCGATGAAGCTGGGGCCGCTGATCGGGACGCGGGATTTCGCCTCGTTCCCCGTCGTGCAATATTTTCCGTACTATTTAATCGGCATGCTGTTCGCGCGATACCGCATCGTGTGGGATTGGCGCGTTCTCGCAGGCGCGGTGCTGGCTTCGGCGGCCTTCCTGTGGAAGTGGCTGTCGTCGGAAGGGCATCCGCTGCCGGAACGTTTTCCGCCGTCCGTCTGGTGGATCGTCGGACCCGCGCTGCTGTTATACGGCTATTATTTGCTGGCCCGCCTGATGGAGCGTTACCCTAAACCTTTCATGATTTTTGAAGCGATGGGACGTAACGTCCTGTGGTATCTCGTGATGAGCAACGTACTCATTTTCGCGCTTAAAAACAACCAGCAGCCCAACAACTTCATGGTCAGCGCATCGGATGGTTTCTGGATGGCCCTCGTTTTCCTGGCTGTCGTCTCGTTCAGCGTCTGGATCGTGACCAAGCCGCCGAAATCGAAACCTGCTGAAACCAAACCATCTATGTCTACCCCATCGTAA
- the dgoD gene encoding galactonate dehydratase: protein MKVTKMELFTVPPRWLFLKIETDDGIVGWGEPVVEGKADTVRAAVEEMADYVVGQDPMKIEDLFQVLYRAGFYRGGPILSSAISGIEQALWDIKGKYFGAPIYELLGGACRDKTRVYSWIGGDRPSDVGLAAKRQVEAGFTAVKMNATEELHYIDSNGKLDAAIARIAAVRDAVGKDVGIGIDFHGRVHKSMAKILAKELEPFRPMFIEEPVLPENNEALREIARHTSCPIATGERMYTRWGFKELLSQGMVDIIQPDVSHAGGILETRKIAAMAEAFDVAVAPHCPLGPIALAACLQMDACTPNAFIQEQSLGIHYNQGSDLLDYLKDPLVFRYRDGFVDNLTGPGLGIEIDEDKVREMAAIGHRWRNPVWRQEDGTVAEW from the coding sequence ATGAAAGTGACGAAAATGGAACTGTTTACGGTGCCGCCCAGGTGGTTGTTCTTGAAAATCGAAACGGATGACGGCATCGTGGGCTGGGGGGAACCGGTCGTTGAAGGAAAAGCCGACACGGTCAGGGCCGCCGTCGAGGAGATGGCCGATTACGTGGTCGGCCAAGACCCGATGAAGATCGAGGATCTGTTCCAGGTGCTTTACCGGGCCGGCTTTTACCGCGGAGGTCCCATCCTGTCGAGCGCCATCTCGGGCATCGAACAGGCACTGTGGGACATCAAGGGAAAGTACTTTGGCGCACCTATTTACGAATTGCTCGGCGGCGCCTGCCGGGACAAAACGCGGGTGTACTCATGGATCGGGGGGGACCGCCCGAGCGACGTCGGCCTGGCGGCCAAGCGTCAGGTCGAAGCCGGCTTTACCGCGGTGAAAATGAACGCGACCGAGGAGCTCCATTATATCGATTCCAACGGTAAGCTGGATGCGGCGATCGCGCGCATCGCGGCCGTGCGCGACGCTGTCGGGAAAGACGTCGGGATCGGCATCGACTTCCACGGCCGCGTCCACAAATCGATGGCGAAAATTCTCGCCAAGGAGCTGGAGCCGTTTAGGCCCATGTTCATTGAAGAGCCCGTCCTTCCGGAAAACAACGAAGCGCTCAGGGAGATCGCAAGGCACACGTCATGTCCGATCGCGACGGGGGAACGAATGTATACACGCTGGGGGTTCAAGGAGCTGTTGTCGCAGGGCATGGTGGATATTATCCAACCGGACGTGTCCCATGCCGGCGGGATTCTCGAAACCCGCAAAATCGCGGCCATGGCCGAAGCTTTCGACGTGGCCGTGGCTCCTCATTGCCCGCTTGGGCCGATCGCCTTGGCGGCATGCCTCCAAATGGACGCGTGCACGCCCAATGCTTTCATTCAGGAGCAAAGCCTGGGCATCCATTATAATCAGGGGAGCGATTTATTGGATTACTTGAAGGATCCGCTCGTTTTCCGTTATCGGGACGGATTCGTGGACAATTTGACGGGACCCGGGCTCGGAATCGAAATCGATGAGGACAAAGTGCGCGAAATGGCTGCGATCGGGCATCGGTGGAGGAATCCTGTCTGGCGTCAGGAAGACGGGACGGTAGCAGAGTGGTAA
- a CDS encoding response regulator encodes MVQLLIVDDEVHVVERFSQTVDWRSVGIEQVHKAYSGAEALALLEQFSVDIVLTDIRMPGMDGLQLIGDIRRRWPRTKCILLSGYSEFNYAKEAILHRTEDYLLKPVKEQELIAAVEKVIRKLRSEWDEVLSRQRLAYTLKENLPLLRANLLLDLLQGRRMDESALRQKMELLGISRSAEDVFELLMIRPEDTLGYDADSLSLMEYAIGNIVEELFGERYSCWQAKDSHDYLVFVLMDKAPATPAADPAWFERTASQLQSAVRAYLKGKISVLVSGQGRFPQELRELYDRSVSLFRRRFGNAEELLMRLGEAQRMPAEIGSLHRLYEPPSLIHLLEAGRWTDIGEKLQCAFAELESQYGCFPERLLEVYFAIASAYSYISHKNGKPLGELLGEDFDRMSDGKPFRTVKGLKEWSLRGLERIRDDMDQETKHSRAALINEIRGFIEQNVFKDVSLQSISEHVYLHPVYVSKIYKLVTGENLSDYVQRVRMEKAEFLLKNSGVKIYEIAAQLGYQRPHSFHHAFKKAFGMTPQDYRDQYS; translated from the coding sequence GTGGTTCAACTGTTGATCGTCGATGACGAGGTACACGTCGTGGAGCGGTTCTCCCAGACCGTAGATTGGAGATCGGTTGGGATCGAGCAAGTGCACAAAGCTTACTCCGGCGCAGAAGCCTTAGCTTTGCTCGAACAGTTCTCGGTCGATATTGTCCTGACGGACATCCGGATGCCCGGCATGGACGGGCTGCAGCTCATCGGGGATATCCGCCGGCGATGGCCAAGGACCAAATGCATCCTGCTTTCCGGCTATTCGGAATTCAACTACGCCAAGGAAGCGATCTTGCACCGTACGGAAGATTACTTGCTCAAGCCGGTGAAAGAACAAGAATTGATCGCCGCCGTAGAGAAGGTCATCCGGAAGCTTCGCTCCGAATGGGATGAGGTATTGTCCAGGCAGCGGTTGGCCTATACGCTCAAGGAAAATCTGCCGCTGCTCCGTGCCAACCTGCTTCTCGACTTGCTTCAAGGCCGAAGAATGGACGAATCGGCGCTCCGTCAGAAAATGGAGCTGCTCGGTATTTCTAGAAGCGCCGAAGACGTTTTCGAGCTCCTGATGATCCGCCCGGAGGATACTTTGGGATATGACGCCGACAGCCTTTCTCTGATGGAATACGCCATCGGCAACATCGTCGAGGAATTGTTCGGCGAAAGGTACTCCTGCTGGCAAGCCAAGGATTCGCATGATTATTTGGTCTTCGTGCTGATGGACAAGGCGCCGGCGACGCCCGCGGCCGACCCCGCGTGGTTCGAGCGCACCGCCTCCCAGTTGCAGTCTGCGGTCAGGGCTTATCTCAAAGGAAAAATATCCGTATTGGTGAGCGGCCAAGGGCGGTTTCCCCAGGAGCTTCGCGAGCTATACGACAGGTCCGTCTCTTTGTTCCGCAGACGGTTCGGCAACGCGGAGGAACTCTTAATGCGGCTCGGAGAAGCGCAGCGGATGCCGGCGGAGATCGGATCTCTGCATCGTCTGTATGAACCTCCTTCGTTGATTCATTTGCTAGAGGCCGGGCGTTGGACGGATATCGGCGAGAAGCTTCAGTGCGCATTCGCCGAGCTGGAGAGCCAATACGGCTGTTTCCCGGAGCGGCTGCTGGAGGTTTACTTCGCGATCGCGTCGGCTTACTCCTATATCTCCCATAAGAACGGAAAGCCGCTCGGCGAACTGCTAGGGGAAGACTTCGACAGGATGTCGGACGGAAAGCCGTTCCGCACCGTGAAAGGATTGAAGGAATGGTCGCTGCGCGGGCTCGAGCGGATCCGGGACGACATGGACCAGGAGACGAAGCATTCGCGCGCCGCGCTCATCAACGAAATCCGCGGCTTTATCGAACAGAACGTCTTCAAAGACGTTTCGCTGCAATCCATTTCCGAGCACGTCTACCTGCACCCGGTATATGTCTCGAAAATTTATAAGCTCGTAACCGGCGAAAATTTGAGCGACTACGTGCAGCGGGTCCGCATGGAGAAAGCGGAATTCCTGCTTAAGAACAGCGGGGTTAAAATTTACGAAATCGCGGCGCAATTGGGTTATCAGCGTCCTCATTCGTTCCATCATGCTTTCAAGAAGGCTTTCGGCATGACGCCTCAGGATTACCGGGATCAATATTCTTGA
- a CDS encoding MBL fold metallo-hydrolase codes for MQKEHGIEMLKIEAAMMGRTETVYPVLIWDEKDAVLIDTGYPGQLPLIRAAASEAGKRLEELTKVLISHQDIDHIGSLPALLEEQPDLEVSAHPLEQPYIQGEKRLLKITDEAISQAVAAMPPNVPEEWKTAFRRTLENPPKGRVDRLLAGGTTLPFGGGIVVIETPGHTPGHLSFYHLPSRTLIACDALTIEGGKLAPPAPHLCSDPDQALRSLKRFEEFDIQRLICYHGGFYRENANHDINALNA; via the coding sequence ATGCAGAAGGAACATGGAATCGAAATGTTGAAAATCGAAGCCGCGATGATGGGGAGAACGGAAACGGTGTACCCGGTCCTCATCTGGGACGAGAAGGATGCCGTGCTTATCGATACCGGTTATCCCGGCCAGCTTCCCCTGATCCGTGCAGCCGCCTCTGAAGCCGGCAAACGGCTGGAGGAACTCACGAAAGTGCTCATCAGCCACCAGGATATCGATCATATCGGTTCGCTCCCCGCCCTGCTGGAAGAACAGCCGGATCTCGAAGTGTCGGCTCATCCGCTTGAACAGCCCTACATCCAAGGAGAAAAGAGGCTCCTCAAAATCACGGACGAAGCCATCTCCCAGGCGGTCGCCGCCATGCCGCCGAACGTTCCAGAGGAGTGGAAAACGGCATTTCGCAGAACGCTCGAAAATCCGCCGAAGGGACGCGTAGACCGGCTCCTTGCCGGCGGAACCACGCTGCCCTTCGGCGGAGGGATCGTCGTCATCGAGACTCCCGGACACACCCCCGGACATCTCAGTTTCTATCATTTGCCGAGCCGCACCCTGATCGCTTGCGACGCGCTAACGATCGAAGGCGGAAAGCTTGCGCCCCCCGCCCCCCATCTATGCTCCGATCCGGATCAGGCATTGCGTTCCCTCAAACGGTTCGAGGAATTCGACATTCAGCGCCTCATCTGTTACCACGGCGGTTTTTACCGAGAAAATGCCAACCACGATATCAACGCCTTGAATGCATAG
- a CDS encoding ArsR/SmtB family transcription factor — MLELNFNEPDKLVTVAHALSTRARIDILRLLSNRNLNVVEIAETLKLPVSTVANNIKVLEAAKLINTELLPASRGAMKVCTRNYDDIHIACNLEKAVPKGALRVYEMEMPIGHYSDCEVHPTCGMANSDGMIVREDEPASFYHPKHIGAQIIWFRKGYVEYLLPLEVPQGARIDSLELSLEMCSEAPNYDNNWPSDITLWLNGVEIGTWTSPGDFGDRRGKLNPSWWLDWTTQYGLLKTWRIDRERTTLDMVKVSDIVIDDLKLMYRPNIRLRIGVKPDAVHQGGVNLFGRQFGDYEQDIMMKVHYSLEDVGTNDL, encoded by the coding sequence GTGCTCGAGCTTAACTTCAATGAACCCGACAAACTCGTGACGGTGGCGCATGCCCTCTCGACGCGGGCCCGAATCGACATTCTCCGATTGCTGAGCAACCGAAACCTGAATGTCGTCGAAATCGCGGAGACGCTGAAGCTGCCCGTATCGACGGTCGCGAACAATATCAAAGTTCTGGAGGCCGCCAAGCTGATCAACACGGAGCTGCTGCCGGCTTCCCGGGGTGCCATGAAAGTCTGTACCCGGAACTATGACGACATTCACATCGCTTGCAATCTGGAGAAAGCCGTGCCGAAGGGCGCTTTGCGCGTTTACGAAATGGAGATGCCGATCGGCCACTACAGCGATTGCGAGGTTCATCCGACGTGCGGAATGGCCAACTCGGACGGCATGATCGTTCGCGAGGACGAGCCTGCGAGCTTCTATCACCCGAAGCATATCGGCGCCCAAATCATTTGGTTCCGCAAGGGTTACGTCGAATATTTGCTGCCGCTGGAAGTGCCTCAAGGTGCGCGCATCGATTCGCTGGAATTGTCTCTGGAAATGTGCTCGGAAGCTCCGAACTACGACAATAACTGGCCTTCCGACATTACGCTCTGGCTCAACGGCGTCGAAATCGGGACTTGGACGAGCCCCGGCGATTTCGGAGACCGAAGGGGAAAACTCAATCCTTCCTGGTGGCTGGATTGGACGACCCAATACGGTTTGCTGAAGACTTGGCGGATCGACAGGGAGCGGACGACGCTGGACATGGTGAAGGTGTCGGACATCGTCATCGACGATCTCAAGCTCATGTACCGCCCCAATATCCGGCTGCGGATCGGCGTGAAACCGGACGCCGTGCACCAGGGGGGCGTTAATCTGTTCGGCCGGCAATTCGGTGACTACGAGCAGGACATCATGATGAAGGTTCACTATTCTCTCGAGGATGTTGGAACAAACGACCTTTAA
- a CDS encoding carbohydrate ABC transporter permease produces the protein MRMNKLRADVQALLFLLPFLVIYGLYTIWPMIKGVEMTFYKWTLIRKMKYIGWDNYTKMFHDQEVWAAIWHSTIFVLITTPTMIVLAIVLALIANRKSRLQKFYRSVFFLPSVLSVAVASYLGLFIFQPYMGFVNSLLHLIGLLPSGTELFWLTELNLSWVALSVITLWWTVGFNFILYLSAMQDIPDEIYEAARLDGASDRHVFWKITLPYLNPITKTITMLQIIASFKVFLQIYIITGGGPLDKTRPIIQLIYTTGFRKNDLGYAATMSYVVFVILLVLSAIQYWMNNRKGAQA, from the coding sequence ATGAGAATGAACAAACTGAGAGCGGACGTGCAGGCGTTGCTATTCCTGCTTCCATTCTTAGTGATTTATGGTTTGTATACGATTTGGCCGATGATCAAAGGGGTCGAAATGACGTTCTACAAGTGGACCCTGATTCGAAAGATGAAATACATCGGCTGGGACAACTACACGAAGATGTTCCACGACCAAGAAGTTTGGGCAGCCATTTGGCACTCCACGATATTCGTTCTGATCACGACACCGACCATGATCGTGCTCGCGATCGTACTCGCGTTAATCGCCAATCGAAAATCGCGTCTGCAGAAGTTTTACCGCAGCGTCTTCTTCCTGCCGAGCGTGCTTTCCGTTGCGGTCGCTTCCTATCTCGGACTTTTCATATTCCAGCCCTATATGGGTTTCGTCAACTCGCTGCTGCATCTCATCGGCCTTCTTCCGTCCGGCACCGAGCTTTTTTGGTTGACGGAACTGAACCTGTCCTGGGTCGCGTTGTCCGTAATCACCTTGTGGTGGACGGTCGGATTTAACTTCATTCTCTACTTGTCCGCCATGCAGGATATCCCGGATGAGATTTACGAAGCGGCTCGCTTGGACGGCGCCAGCGACCGGCACGTGTTCTGGAAAATCACGCTGCCTTATTTGAATCCGATCACGAAAACGATCACGATGCTGCAGATCATCGCTTCCTTCAAGGTGTTCCTGCAGATTTACATTATTACGGGCGGCGGACCGCTCGACAAGACGCGGCCGATCATCCAATTGATCTACACGACGGGCTTCCGCAAAAACGACCTGGGATACGCCGCGACGATGTCTTACGTGGTGTTCGTCATTCTGCTCGTCCTGTCGGCCATTCAGTACTGGATGAACAACCGGAAAGGGGCGCAAGCGTAA
- a CDS encoding glycoside hydrolase family 2 protein — protein MTELQRRSEYPRPQFVRGQWMNLNGEWDFEFDDGNVGEREGWNEGSRPFSKKIQVPFCYQSELSGIADTSFHDVVWYRRTLAVPAEYKGKRLHLHFGAVDYEATVWVNGKRVAAHEGGHTPFHADITDVLTDGENVIVVRAVDYSKDVTLPRGKQFWEEKSAGIFYTRTTGIWQSVWLEPVAETHVRRVRLTPDIDRNELKLQAFFGGLPAGAEVSMRATITFQGMPVTEDTFKVTNETESRTIGIHDFNDHGLGRWWSPEKPNLYDLQLTLLVDGQETDNVSSYFGMRKISIEDGVVLLNNRPYYMKLVLDQGYFPAGLLTAPSDEDLRRDVELTKEMGFNGARKHQKIEDPRYLYWADRLGLLVWGEMANAYHFSETYVGRVTREWLQAVERDYNHPCIVAWVPINESWGVTNILVDQQQQQHALAMYHMTKSLDMTRPVISNDGWELVKTDLVTIHDYEWRREVLTERYSEVDKALSARPGNRWILVPGFPYEGQPLLMTEFGGISFKKSDWEGWGYSGAANEEDYTKRLEDVIVPMLKSPVIQGFCYTQLTDVEQEINGLLTYDRQPKIPLETIRRIVEGR, from the coding sequence ATGACTGAGCTACAGAGAAGATCAGAGTATCCGCGGCCGCAATTCGTACGCGGCCAATGGATGAATCTGAACGGCGAATGGGATTTCGAATTCGACGACGGCAACGTCGGAGAACGCGAAGGCTGGAACGAAGGCAGCCGCCCGTTCTCGAAGAAGATCCAAGTGCCGTTCTGCTATCAAAGCGAATTGAGCGGCATTGCCGACACGTCGTTCCATGACGTGGTCTGGTATCGCCGCACGTTAGCGGTTCCTGCCGAGTACAAGGGTAAACGGCTGCACCTGCACTTCGGCGCCGTCGATTATGAAGCCACCGTATGGGTGAACGGCAAACGCGTGGCCGCGCACGAAGGCGGGCACACGCCGTTCCACGCGGACATCACCGACGTGCTGACGGACGGGGAAAACGTGATCGTCGTAAGAGCGGTGGACTACAGCAAAGACGTCACGCTTCCCCGGGGCAAGCAGTTCTGGGAAGAGAAGTCCGCCGGCATTTTCTATACGCGGACGACCGGCATTTGGCAAAGCGTCTGGCTGGAGCCCGTCGCGGAAACGCACGTGCGCCGCGTTCGCCTGACGCCCGACATCGATCGAAACGAACTGAAGCTGCAAGCGTTTTTCGGCGGATTGCCGGCGGGGGCGGAAGTTTCGATGCGGGCGACGATCACGTTCCAGGGAATGCCGGTCACCGAGGATACGTTCAAGGTGACGAATGAAACGGAATCCCGGACGATCGGCATCCATGATTTTAACGACCATGGTTTGGGACGCTGGTGGAGCCCGGAGAAGCCGAACCTGTACGATCTGCAGCTTACGCTGCTCGTGGACGGGCAAGAAACGGACAACGTCAGCAGCTATTTCGGGATGCGGAAGATTTCCATCGAAGACGGCGTCGTGCTGCTCAATAACCGTCCTTATTATATGAAGCTCGTTTTGGACCAAGGGTACTTCCCTGCGGGCTTGCTGACCGCGCCGAGCGACGAGGATTTGCGCCGCGACGTCGAGCTCACGAAGGAAATGGGCTTCAACGGCGCCCGCAAGCATCAGAAAATCGAAGATCCCCGCTACCTGTACTGGGCGGATCGGCTCGGTTTGCTCGTGTGGGGCGAGATGGCGAACGCCTATCACTTCTCCGAGACGTACGTGGGCCGCGTGACCCGGGAATGGCTGCAGGCCGTTGAACGGGATTACAATCACCCGTGCATCGTGGCTTGGGTGCCGATCAACGAAAGCTGGGGCGTCACCAACATTCTCGTGGACCAGCAGCAGCAGCAGCACGCATTGGCCATGTATCACATGACCAAATCGCTGGACATGACCCGTCCCGTCATCTCGAACGACGGCTGGGAGCTCGTCAAGACGGACCTGGTGACCATCCACGATTACGAATGGCGCCGCGAGGTGTTGACGGAGCGTTATTCCGAGGTCGATAAAGCGTTGTCCGCGCGTCCGGGCAACCGCTGGATTCTCGTGCCCGGGTTCCCGTACGAAGGCCAGCCGCTCCTCATGACCGAATTCGGCGGCATCTCGTTCAAGAAGAGCGATTGGGAAGGCTGGGGATATTCCGGCGCAGCCAATGAAGAGGACTATACGAAACGGCTTGAGGACGTCATCGTCCCGATGCTGAAATCGCCGGTCATTCAAGGCTTTTGCTACACGCAGCTGACCGACGTCGAGCAGGAAATCAACGGGCTCCTGACGTACGACCGCCAGCCCAAAATCCCGCTGGAAACGATCCGCCGGATCGTCGAAGGCCGGTAA
- a CDS encoding ABC transporter substrate-binding protein, whose product MKKSFGLVLALLFSISLLLSACGGSKNESSSSPSASPSDSSAPASSAAASESAAPSGDSGQKVTLSFWTLFDGGDGANMQALIDEFNKTHPNIEVKNTKLVWGEYYTKLITAVGNGNGPDIGISHTSRLPDLIDQGVATEVDDAAQAAQVDWNSFNQNLLNATVVDGKHYAVPIDTHPFIMYYNKKLLTDAGVLGADGKPVIEPGADGFVKFLTTIHEKLPKITPFALSNTNDDPYRLWWALYHQLGANDVISQDGTKAQVDADKGAKAAQYIQDLYTKGLIKKNDPDFYKNFQSGTAAVMMTGVWATGTWESTKGLDFGAMPIPQIYDQPATWGDSHTIILPATKDNDPAKRQAAITFANWVADNGQIWAKAGHIPSKPSVLEKPEFKALPYRSDYVAVADTVKFMSHSTKSWQIRDLALFKYLNEVWANKMAPADAMGKISTEIDKVLKE is encoded by the coding sequence ATGAAAAAAAGTTTTGGATTGGTCTTGGCGTTGCTGTTCTCGATTTCCCTGTTGCTGAGCGCGTGCGGCGGCAGCAAAAACGAAAGCAGTTCTTCGCCTTCGGCATCTCCGAGCGACTCTTCCGCTCCCGCGTCTTCCGCGGCCGCTTCTGAAAGCGCTGCACCGTCCGGCGACAGCGGCCAAAAAGTAACCCTGTCTTTCTGGACCTTGTTCGACGGCGGCGACGGCGCGAACATGCAAGCTCTGATCGACGAATTCAACAAAACGCACCCGAACATCGAAGTCAAAAACACGAAGCTCGTATGGGGCGAGTACTATACGAAGCTGATCACGGCCGTCGGCAACGGCAACGGCCCGGACATCGGCATTTCCCACACGTCCCGCCTGCCTGACCTGATCGATCAAGGCGTCGCGACGGAAGTGGACGATGCCGCTCAAGCTGCGCAAGTCGACTGGAATTCCTTTAACCAGAACCTGCTGAACGCTACCGTCGTAGACGGCAAGCATTACGCCGTTCCGATCGATACGCATCCGTTCATCATGTACTACAACAAGAAGCTGCTGACCGACGCCGGCGTGCTCGGCGCAGACGGCAAACCGGTCATCGAGCCGGGAGCGGACGGTTTCGTCAAATTCTTGACCACGATTCATGAAAAACTGCCGAAAATCACGCCGTTCGCGCTGTCCAACACGAATGACGACCCTTACCGTCTCTGGTGGGCGCTGTATCACCAACTGGGCGCCAATGACGTCATCTCCCAAGACGGCACGAAGGCTCAAGTAGACGCAGACAAAGGCGCGAAAGCTGCGCAATACATTCAAGACCTGTACACCAAAGGCCTCATCAAGAAGAACGACCCCGACTTCTACAAGAACTTCCAGAGCGGTACGGCTGCCGTCATGATGACGGGCGTATGGGCGACGGGTACTTGGGAATCGACGAAAGGTCTCGACTTCGGCGCTATGCCGATCCCGCAAATTTACGACCAACCGGCTACGTGGGGCGACTCCCATACGATCATCCTGCCGGCGACGAAAGACAACGACCCGGCGAAACGCCAAGCTGCGATTACCTTCGCGAACTGGGTAGCGGACAACGGCCAAATCTGGGCGAAAGCGGGCCATATCCCGTCGAAGCCGTCCGTATTGGAGAAGCCGGAATTTAAGGCTTTGCCATACCGCAGTGACTATGTCGCAGTAGCCGATACGGTTAAGTTCATGAGCCATTCCACGAAATCCTGGCAAATCCGCGACCTGGCGCTCTTCAAGTACCTGAACGAAGTTTGGGCGAACAAAATGGCGCCGGCGGACGCGATGGGCAAAATTTCCACGGAAATCGATAAAGTACTGAAAGAATAG
- a CDS encoding carbohydrate ABC transporter permease, whose protein sequence is MKWFYRIISILAAFFFVAPIVWMLVVSIKEEGMKIITLVDWFTPPYSFAVYHQILMGTKLTNWIGNSFLVAICVTLLTVTFAAMAGFALSKIPFRYRALMFFVVLAGLLIPGEAIIIPLYQVAKDQSLLNSYQGLIIPVLASPVAVIVLKSFFDGVPNDLIESVQIDGGGTWRIFMNIMLPLTRPALASMAILTFIGSWNNFLWPFLSVTDDNLFTLPMGIPTLMSSYSEDYVKPMVVNTISSLPIILLFLIFERQIVKGVSLSGIKG, encoded by the coding sequence ATGAAATGGTTTTATCGCATCATTTCCATCCTCGCGGCTTTTTTCTTCGTCGCCCCGATCGTCTGGATGCTCGTCGTTTCCATTAAAGAAGAAGGCATGAAAATCATCACGTTGGTTGACTGGTTTACGCCGCCTTATTCCTTCGCGGTTTATCACCAGATTCTGATGGGCACCAAGCTCACCAACTGGATCGGCAACAGCTTCCTCGTCGCGATCTGCGTGACGTTGTTGACCGTGACTTTCGCGGCGATGGCGGGATTCGCGTTATCGAAAATCCCGTTCCGTTACCGCGCGCTCATGTTTTTCGTCGTGCTCGCGGGCCTGCTGATCCCAGGCGAAGCGATCATCATTCCGTTGTACCAAGTCGCCAAAGACCAGTCGCTGCTGAACAGCTATCAAGGCTTGATCATTCCGGTACTGGCTTCGCCGGTCGCCGTCATCGTGCTCAAAAGCTTCTTCGACGGCGTGCCGAACGATCTGATCGAAAGCGTTCAGATCGACGGCGGCGGCACCTGGCGGATTTTCATGAACATCATGCTGCCGCTGACCCGTCCGGCGCTCGCTTCCATGGCGATCCTGACGTTCATCGGGTCCTGGAACAACTTCCTGTGGCCGTTCCTTTCCGTGACGGACGACAACCTGTTCACGCTTCCAATGGGAATCCCGACCTTGATGAGCTCTTACTCGGAGGACTACGTGAAACCGATGGTCGTCAACACGATTTCCTCCTTGCCGATCATCCTGCTGTTCCTCATCTTCGAACGGCAAATCGTCAAAGGCGTCAGCCTGTCGGGGATTAAAGGGTGA